In Hippea jasoniae, the genomic window GCTGTCTTATCAGTCTGATTCTTTGTCCCTCAAGCGATTGAGATTTAAAGTAGGGGTAGAATAGCATGATGAAGAAGATGATCCAGAAGAGTTGACCGATTAAGGTGTCAACCACATGCATGACTAAAACCTCCGTAAAAATTTTTCTAAATTATATTAAATAATTCTATTTTTATCAAGCGAACTATTTTTTCTTTTGTATATCAATAGCAATGGCTTGACCTTATTTTCCAATTTATATATCCTTGCGGTATGGTTAAAGTGTCAATTGTAAAAAAAGCCATGGATGTGATTTTGTATATCCTCTCTATTTTAATTTTGCTTGTAATCGTGCTGTATCTTTTCAGGCTTATCTTTGATCTTAAAGATATTGTTATGCAATTTCCACCGACAAGCAAAACGATGTCGAGGGCTGTTGAAGAGGTATTGAATCTGTTTGTTTTGATAGAGTTTTTCAGGGGTGCGATGTCTTACTTTGATTTTGACAGGATAAAGCTTTCCTATATTACGGATGCGGCAATTGTATTTGTGTTAAGAGAGGTTATGATTTCCACATTTTATCACCGTTTAGATTTTAAAATGGCTATAGCCTATTCAGTTGTTATGCTGTCAATAATTGCATTAAGAACATTAACGATAATTTATACGCCTGATAGAGAAAAACCAAAGAAGTTTAAAAATTAAGAGGAGGTCTGATGCGATACTCTAAAAGTTTTATCTATACATTAAAAGAAGATCAAAAGGAAGCTGCTATTGTCAGCCATAACCTGCTTTTAAGGGGTGGTTTTATTGTAAAGCTTGCAAGTGGTATTTACAACTATCTGCCCCTTGGTTTAAGGGTGCTTAAGAAGGTATCAGATATCGTTAGAGATGAGATGAATAAGGCAGGTGCTATTGAGATTTTAATGGCTGCCATTCAGCCTGCCGAGCTGTGGAAGGAATCCGGCAGATGGAACGATTACGGCAAAGAGCTTCTGCGTATAAAGGATAGAGGGGATAGGGATTTTGTTTTTGGTCCCACGCATGAGGAGGTTGTTACAGATATCGTAAGGCGTTTTGCAAAGAGTTATAAGAATTTACCCGTTAACCTTTATCAGATCCAGACAAAATTCAGGGATGAGTTAAGACCGCGGTTTGGCTTGATGAGGGGCAGGGAATTTATAATGAAAGATGCTTACAGTTTTGATAAGGATGAAGCTGGTATGGATATTAGCTATGAGAAGATGAGAAAAGCCTACAACAATATCTTTGCCCGCTGCGGTTTGAATTTTAGAAGTGTTGAGGCTGATACTGGCTCTATCGGTGGAAAGGATTCAGAGGAGTTTATGGTTTTAAGCAAAACAGGTGAGGATGAAATAGTTATCTGCGACAGTTGCAATTATGCCTCAAATGTTGAAAGGGCAGATAGTATTGTAAATGATGAAAGTGGTCAGGAGCAAGAGCTAAAGTTAATTCCAACGCCAAATAAGCAAACAATCAAGGATGTTTGTGAATTTTTAAACGCAAACCCTGAGTTTTCTGCCAAGGCTCTTGTTTATGAGAATGAAAAGGGCGAGGTGTTTTGCTTCTTTGTTGAAGGAGATGACGAGTTGAATATGGTTAAGGCGATGCGAGCCACTGATAGCATAGAGTTAAATATGGTCGATGATGAAAAACTCAAAGAGTTAGGGTTAGAAAAGGGTTATATAGGACCTGTTAATTTTCCAAATAAGAGCATGAAGATAATCTGCGATAGAAGAATCACAAAGAGAAATACGCTTGTTGTAGGGGCAAATAAAGAAAATTACCATTATATTGGTGCAAAATTTGGCAGGGATTTTGACTGTGAAGTGGCGGATTTAAGGGTTGTTAAAGAGCATGAGATCTGCCCGCGATGCAAAAAAGGGCATCTAAAAAAGGTTAGAGGTATTGAGGTAGGACATATTTTTAAGTTGGGGCAGAAGTATTCAAAAGCCATGAATGCAACCTTTTTAGATGAAAACGGTAAAAGCGTGCCTTATTTTATGGGTTGCTACGGCATAGGTATCGGCAGAACAGCCCAGGCAGCTATTGAACAATCCCACGATGAGGATGGTATAATCTGGCCTATCACTATAGCCCCCTATGAAGTGGAGATTGTTAGCCTTGATACAAGAAATAAAGAGCTTGTTGAGTTTTGCGATAGTCTGCATGAAGAGCTTGAAAAGGCGGGTATAGAGGTGCTTTATGATGATAGGGATGAGCGGGCAGGTGTAAAGCTCAACGATATGGACTTAATCGGCATACCCTTAAGGGTTATTGTGGGCAAAAAATCGTTTGATGGTGGCAATGTTGAGCTGTCTTTAAGAAGGGATAAAAAGCGCTGGGTAGTGAAAAAGCAGGATACTATAGCAGAGATTAAAAAGACATTAAAAAAACTATACGATGAGATAGAGGAGGCAAGAAATGGCTAAGTTAGAAGAGTTGAAAGAAAAACTGACATATAAAAATAAAAACGGATGGCTTAAAGGGGAGGATTATAAAAAGCAGGTTTTTGATTTTGCTGAAAACTACAAGGATTTTATAGGAAGATGTAAAACAGAAAGGGAGACAGTTAAATTCATTAAAGAGGTTTTTGAAAAAAAGAAAAGGGATGGTGATTTTTTTGTTGTAAATAGAGGAAAATCGATAGCCCTTATTAGAATAGGCAATGATGACGGGATGAAGCTTGTTGCAAGTCATATCGATACGCCAAGGATTGACCTAAAGCAGAACCCCCTATTTGAAGATACCGAGCTTGCCCTGTTTCATACGCATTACTACGGTGGAATAAAGAAGTATCAGTGGTTTAATATACCGCTTGCTATCCACGGTGTAATTGTTAAAAGTAATGGTGAGATAATCGAGGTTGTAATAGGTGAGGAGGAAAGCGATCCCGTATTTGTTCTGCCTGATCTTTTGCCCCATCTTTCGCATAAGCTTGTTGATGATAAGAAGGTGAAAGAGGCTTTTGAGGCAGAAAAGATGAAATTGATAGTGGGCTCAATCCCTATCGATGAAGAAGAAAAAGAGACCGTCAAACTCAATGTGCTTAAGATTCTCAATGAAAAGTATGGCATTATTGAGGAGGATTTTATATCGGCTGAGCTTACGCTTGTGCCGGCGTTTAAAGCTAAGGATGTAGGTTTTGATAGAAGTCTTATTGCTGCATATGGGCATGATGATAGGATTTGTGCGTTTTGCTCTTTAGAGGCGTTTTTTGATGCTAAAGAAAACTCAAAAACAGCTGTTGCATTGATGATTGACAAAGAGGAGATAGGCTCTGACGGCAACACGGCTGCAAAGTCGCGATTTTTGCTTGATGTAGTGGTTGAAATTTTAAAGAGAAAGGGTATTGAGCCGTCATTTGAAAATATTGGTGAGTTTTTAAAGAAATCGGAGGTGTTGAGTGCCGATGTAAACGGCGCTGTTAACCCGATGTTTAAAGAGGTGCATGAAAAGGATAATGCAAGCTACATAAATCACGGGGTTGTTTTAACAAAATTTACAGGCCATGGCGGAAAATATATGGCAAACGATGCACATGCAGAGTTTGTTGGCAAAATTAGAAAGATCTTCAATGATGCGGGTGTTAACTGGCAGATTGGTGAATTGGGAAAAGTGGATGAAGGTGGCGGCGGCACGATAGCAAAATACCTTGCCGCATGGAATATGGATGTGATTGATTGTGGTCCAGCTTTGATTTCTATGCATTCACCTTATGAGATAGCCTCAAAAACTGATCTGTATGAGACATACAGGGCTTATAAGGCGTTTTTTGAAAGTAGATGAAAACCGATAAACTGTTTGAGCTGATAAAAGACATACATGCGGGTGCTTTTCAGCAAAAGGGGTGGCCGTATATTTTAAAAAAGATAGAGGAGTTTTTTGGTGTAGATGTGGCTTTTTTTGGCCATTTTGAGGATGAGGAGTTTATCTGTAGCACTTCAAATGGGAATATCAGCTGTAAAGTAGACAACTGCGAGGCAAAAGTTTCAGAATATGTAATGAAAACCAGGCAGCCGGTTATTCTGGTTGATTACAAAACTTCAAAATATGCTAGCAAGTTCTGGATAGAAAAGGGGATTGAAAGCCTTGTTGCTGTACCCGTGTTTTACGATGGTGATATCTTTGGCGTGCTGCAGATTACTTCTTTTAAAAAAAGACGGTTTTCAAAAGGTGTATTGCTTAAGCTTGAATCTATCGCCTCTATTCTTTCGTTTGTGCTGTATAACCTAAAAAAACTCTCATCCAGACAGACGCTTCTTGATTTGATGATCCATGAGTTTGAATTTTTCTACTCGCAGAAACTGCCAGACTTTTTTAATGAAGATGAGCTGAAAAAATGGATTGTTGACTATCTTAAAAATATTTTGAAGATCACAAACTCACAGGCTGTGGGTTTTATATTTCCCAGGGAGGAGATATTTGTAGCTGTCGGAAAAACAGATGGTGAGGAAACCTATTATGTATATTTTTCAAAATCATCGCCGCCCAAGGATTGGATACTCTATCAGATCTGGGAAAAACAGATAAGGGATGTTGTTTTGTATAGTGAGCTTGATAAATTTTCTATCAATATATCAGAAATGGCTCAGAAGCTTGACATAAAGGAAGGGTTGTTTGTACCGGTTACCCATGAGGGTGAGATTGTTGTGGCTATGGGGTTTGGATTTGATAAAAAGATTGATATCGATAAAGATTATAAACTTGCCCTTCAAAATAGTGCCACACATCTTGCATTTATGCTTATTGCTGCAAAGAATCTCTCTATTTTGAGCAATGAGCTGATAGATGTGGAGGAGAGCTTTCTTGAGTCGTTTGTTTTGATGATGGAGGCAAGAGATAGTTATACAAAGGGGCATTCAAAGCGTGTTGCTTATTATGCCAAAAAGATTGCGCAGGCTTTAGGGCTGGATGCAAAACAGCAGGAAAAGATATATCTATCCGGTTTATTACATGATGTGGGAAAAATAGGAATCCCTGACAATATTCTGCTTAAACCGGGAAAGCTAACGCCCAATGAATACAACATAATCAAGTATCATGCTGAGTTTTCATATAAGATTATCAAAAACATCAAACGGTTTGAGGATATTGCATATTTTGTTAGATACCATCATGAGCGATGCGATGGTAGTGGCTACCCAAAGGGGCTTTTGTGTCATGATATACCAGTTGGCGCAAGGATTCTTGCCATTGCTGATGTGTTTGATGCTATAACCACCACAAGGCCATACAGAAAAAAACTATCACCCCAGAGGGCTTTGGAAGTGCTTGAGGAGATGAAAGGCCAACTTGATAGAGATATTGTTGAAAAGGCAAGTGATGTGTTAAAAGAGGGCTACAAAGAGCTACAGGATATGGAGGAAGCAAGGGCGTTTATGCCACTTACGGTAGAAAATATCAGGATGCAGATTTTTACAACAGACTACATGACAGGGCTTTTGAGAAGAAAGCAGTTTGTTGATGCTGTTAATGAGCTGATAAAGGCGCAGGAGAGGTTTTGCGTTTTTTACATAGATATAAAAAACTTAAGCTACATCAACTACAGCTATTCGATGGAGGTAGGAGATAAGATTATCCTTTATACGGCGGATATTTTGAAGAATATAAAAGAAGTGGAGTATTTAGCAAGAACAGAGCCTGATGCGTTTTATTTTGTTTATAAGGGTAAGGTGGACTACGGTCTTTATGCAACCCTTCTAAAAAGGCGAATAAAGGATTATGTGATAGATAGACTTGCAAAAGAGGAGATGATGCTTGGAAGCTTTAAAAAACTCATCGATTATTATGTAGCTTTTGCTGAGTATATTCCTGGCAAGGGTGTTGAGGATTTGATGTATGAGTGTAAAAAAAGAAAAAAGGAGATAGAGGAGCTTTTGTATGATTAATAGGGTTGTTGAGATTTTTAAGGAGATAAGCAGTATTCCGAGATGTTCGTATAATTGTGATGCTATTTCTTTATGGCTGTGTATGTGGGCAAACACCCATCACTTTAATTGCAAAAAGGATGATGCTTTCAATGTTGTTATCGATATACCAGCATCAAATGGTTATGAGAGCAAACCCGTAATAGCCCTTCAGGGACATATGGATATGGTTTGCGAAAAAACAAAAGATTCCAATCACGATTTTAAAAAAGACCCTATTGAGGTGTATGAAGAGGATGGGTGGCTTAAGGCAAAGGATACGACATTGGGTGCAGATGATGGTGTGGCTTTAGCCATCGCTCTTGCCATCGCTGAGGATAAAACAATCCCTCATCCAGCTTTGAAGCTTCTGTTTACAGCAGATGAGGAGGTGGGTCTAAAAGGTGCAATGGCTTTAAAAAAGGGATTTTTTAAGGCAGATAAACTGATAAATATCGACTCAGAGACAGAGGGGGAGTTTGTTGTTGGCTGTGCTGGTGGGGAGGATAGCGACATTGAGTTTGTTGTTCACAGACAACAACCAGAGTTGAATAATTTTGTTAGAATTGAGATTGGTGGTCTAAAGGGCGGCCATTCAGGTATGGAGATTGCAAAAAAGAGGCTTAACGCCATAAAAGTTTTAACAGATATCCTTAACTGGTTGTTTGAGAAGGCTGAGCTTGCAGATATTGGTGGTGGCAATATGAGAAATGCAATACCTTCAGAGGCATCTGCTGTTGTTGCAATAGATGGTGAGATAGACAAAAAAGAGCTGCTTGAGAGATTAAAAGAGAAGTATGCCGATTTTGAGGATATCGATTTAATGAGTATCAATATTGAAAAGGCTCAGAAAACCGATGTTGTAAACAAAGAAGATTTTATAAAATTAATTGATGTTTTAGATAGGCTACCTCATGGTGTTTATAAAATGTATAACGATGAGATAGTGCATACATCAAACAACCTTGCTGTGGTAAAGATGGATAGCGATAAAATAATAATCTCCACCAACCAGAGAAGCTTATCTGAGGATGGCCTTGATGAGATAACAGGCAGAATTAAAGAAGTAGCCGATAGATTTGGTTTATCGTTTAATACTCACAGTCGCTATCCATCATGGACGCCAAAAGAAGAATCCCCACTTTTAAATGAAGCCTGCAGGCTGTATGAGAGGATGTATTCAAAAAAACCTGTAGTTAAGGTAATTCATGCTGGACTTGAATGCGGCATAATAGGCTCAAAGGTTGAAGGCATAGATATGATTTCTCTTGGACCTGATATAGAGTTTGCTCACACACCCAAAGAAAGACTTAATTTAGCCTCACTTGAGAGGGTTTATAACTTTATCGTAGAGTTGCTAAAACAATGAGCTGCGAGGTTTTTGGCTTTGTAGGTAATTCTGGTAGTGGAAAAACAACATTGATTGAAAAGTTGATAACGATCTTTTCAAAAAAGGGTTATAGCGTTGGTGCAGTAAAGCATGATGCGCATGATTTTGAGATAGATTATCCAGGTAAGGATTCATACAGGATGAAACATGCAGGTGCTAAAAGGGTTGTGCTTTCTTCAAAGGATAAGCTGGCTTTGATTGAGGATAGGACAAAAGAAAAACCGCTAAAGGAGATTATAACCATGTTTGATGATTGCGATTTTGTGTTTGTTGAGGGATACAGGCTTGAGGATTTAAAAAAGATAGAGGTTCACAGAAGCTCAATAAGTAAGCATTACCTTGTTAATGAAGGAATAAGAAATATTGTGCTTGTTGCAACGGATGAGAAGGTTTCGCTACCCTGCAGGACTGTTAACATAAATGATGTTGAAAGAATTGCAGAGTTTATTGAAAATTACAAAAGACTGAATGGTCATACTTAATATTGAACCCGCCACGAACTTCTCAGGTGGTGTTAATCAAACGATTATTAACTCCATATATCTGAAACAGGCAGGGCATGAAGTTGTTGTTGCATGTCAAAAAGACTCACCGGTTCACAAAAGGCTAAGGGATAACGGTATAGAGTGTATTTTTATAGAGGAAAAAGAGATTTTTAAATCTGCTGCTGTAATTCGTAATTTTTTAAGCAAAAGAAAGATTGATATTGTACACACACACCACTCAAGGGGTCATAAAATCGGCTTGTGGGCAACATTTTTTAAGGATGTTAAGTTGGTTGTTCAACGCAGCGTGCTGTTTCCTACTGTCAATCTATTTAAATACCACAATCCGCGTGTGAATATGTTTATCGCAAACTCTTATGCTGTAAAAGAGGTGTTAAGAAAATATTTTGTGCCAGAAAAAAAGATAAGGGTTGTTTATAGCTGTGTGGATAACAAGCGTTTAGAGAAGTATCCTGCAGAGGATGTTAAAAAAGAGTTTGGTTTTGAAGGTGTTGTGTTTGGTGTTGTGGGTAACTATTCATCATTTAAAGGCCATGACATTGCACTTGAGGCGTTTGGTGTGCTTAAAGATAGAGCAACGCTTGTTTTTGTTGGCAAGGATACAGAAGAGCTAAGGGATAAGGCAGCTGCAATGGGTGTTTTAGATAGGGTTAAGATTCTGGGTTTTAGGGTAGATGCAACAAGGATTATGAATGGTTTTGATGTGTTGATTGTGCCATCACTGCTTGAGAGTTTTCCCAATGTTGCAGTTGAGGCGTTTTTTTTGGGTGTGCCTGTGATTGGCAACAATGTTGGTGGCATCAAAGAGCTTCTTGGAGGAGGAAGGGGAATTTTGGTAAATCCTACTTCAGAGTCACTAAAAGAGGCTATGAAAAGTTTTTTGAAAATGGATAAAGAAAAAATAAACAGCATGACCAAAAAGGCGTTTGAGTTTGCACAGAATAATTTAACACCGCAGGCAAAAATAAAAAGGCTTATTGAGGTTTATCAAGAGGTTTTGAATGATTGAGGTTGTATATAGATTTTTGAAGATTTTGCCTTTTGGGCTTTTGAAGATAATTATGAGGTTTTTTGCTGTTTTGTTTTATGTGGCACTTAAAAAAAGGCGAAAAATTACGCAAAAGAATATAAAGCTTGCCATAGGCGGCAGCTATAAAGCCATGGCATTAAAGAGCTATTTTTATTTTGCCGATATGCTTGCAACAAACATTAAATACCTTGGTAATATGGATTATATTAAAAAGCATGCCGCAGTGAGGGGGCTTGAGTATTTTAAAAAAGCCAAAGCTTCAGGAAATGGTGTGATTGTTGCAACAGCTCATTTTTCAAACTGGGAGATGTTAGCATGCCTGAGTTTTTTTCTTGGTGAAGGTATATATGTGATGGCTCGTCCCATCGATGTAGAAAGTGTGGAAAAACTGATAAAACGCATCAGGGAATCCTGTGGCAATAAGGTTTTATCATCGCGAATAAGTGCTTTTGAGTTTATAAAACTTTTAAAAAACAACGCCGTGCTGGGTATTTTGATCGATCAGGCAGGCGGCGATGGCTCCTTTAGAGTTGATTTTTTTAATAGAAAAGCTAAAGTAAGTGAAAGCGTTGGAGTATTTGCATGCAGGTTGAATGTGGCAGTTGTGCCAGCTTATTTAGAAGAAGAAAATGGTAGATTTACATTGGTGTTTGAAGAGCCTATCGTCTGTGATAAAACAAAGCCCAGGGATGAGGCAATCTATGATGTTATGCAAAGACTTTATAATAGATTTGAATCATGGATAAGATGCAAACCATACAAATACTTCTGGATGCACAACAGATGGAAGTAAAGGCTGTGTTTTTAGACAGAGATGGAACGATAATTGAGGATGTAAATTATTTAAGCAGGCTTGAGGATGTAAAACTTATAAAAGGCACGAATGAGGCGATTGAGCTTTTAAAAAACAACGGTTATAAGGTAATCGTTGTCTCCAATCAATCAGGAGTTGGCAGGGGATATTTTACAGAATCGTTTGTGAGAAAAACGCATGAATATATCAACACTCTATTAAACAATAAAATCGATGCATTCTACTTCTGCCCCCATAAGCCTGAGGATAACTGCAGCTGCAGAAAACCAAAGACAGGTATGATCGATGAGGCTGTTAAGCATTTCAATATAGATAAAGAAAATTCTTTTGTAATTGGCGATAAGGAAAGCGATGTTGAACTTGGTATAAATGCAGGCATTACACCTATTTTGGTATTAAGCGGGTATGGCAGGCAGTACAAAGACTCAACAAAAGCAGAATTGATTTTTGAAAATCTTTATGAGGCTGCAAAATGGATTTGCCAGAAGGATTCTACGGCATAATTGACTATAGATTTGGTTGCATAGAATCGGCAAAAAAGCTTATAGATTTTGGAGTGAAAATTATTCAATATCGCTGCAAGAATAAAACAGATAGAGAACTATTAAAGGAGGCTAAAATAATTAGAGAGCTTACCCATAAAAATGGTGTTATGCTTATTGTTGACGATAGGGTTGATATAGCTTTGATTGTTGGTGCAGATGGCGTGCATGTTGGCGATAAAGATATTCCGCCCTGTGAAATTAGAAAGATTGTGCCTGAAGGCTTTATTATCGGATATTCTACCCATTCTGTTGAGGATGTTAAGAATGCAAAATGTTGCGATTATATCGGGGTTGGGCCTGTTTTTGAGACAACCACAAAGGATAAACCACACCCTGCAATAGGTATCAAAACAGCAGAAGAGATGGTTAAAATTAGCAAATACCCTGCATATTTAATCGGTGGCATTGCCCTTGAAAATATTCATCTAATTAAAGGTATCGGGGCAAGGGGCTTTGTAAGTGTAAGGGAAGTGCTCAAAAATGATTTTGAACATTTTAAGGAGATGTTAAGGATATGGCACTCATAGATAGATTTGGAAGATTGATCAACTATTTAAGAATCTCTGTGACCGATAGATGTAACTTTAGATGTATATACTGCATGCCAAAAGAGGGTATTGCATGGAAACCTATGGAGGAGATTTTGACATATGAACAGATCAGGGATTTTGTAGATGTTGCAGCCAAACTTGGTATAGAAAAGATCAAGTTAACAGGCGGTGAGCCTCTTGTAAGAAGGGGACTTGATAGACTTGTTGAGATGTTGAGTCAGATTAAAGGAATCAAGGAGATCTCTTTAACAACAAACGGTAGCTTGCTAAAAAACTACGCAAAAAACCTAAAAAAAGCAGGACTGAGCAGAATTACTGTTAGCCTTGATACATTAAAGAAGGATAAATTCAGGCTTATCAGCAGATTGGGCAATCTTGATGATGTGTTTGAGGGGTTTGATGCTTTGTTTGATGCGGGTTTTGAAAATTCAAAAATCAATACCGTTGTTATGAAGGGTATAAATGACGATGAGGTTATTGAGCTTGTTGAGTTTGCTATATCAAGGGGTGTTGATATAAGGTTTATTGAGTTTATGCCAACAGATACTGTAAAAAACTGGCAGAGCTATTTTGTGTCAATAAACGATGTGAAGCGTATGATTGCAGAGCGTTTTTTGCTTAAACCATCTCAAAAAAGCTCAAACGGACCTGCTGTTTATTTCGATGTTGAAAATATATCTGTAGGTTTTATTACGCCACTTTCTAAGAATTTCTGTAGCCAGTGCAATAGAGTTAGGCTCTCAAGCGATGGTTATATCATACCCTGCCTTGGACATAGCGATAAAATCGATGTAAAGAGTTATTTGAGGAAGGGCGATTTAGAGGGCGTTATGAAAGCTATAATTGAGGCTATAG contains:
- the pepD gene encoding beta-Ala-His dipeptidase codes for the protein MINRVVEIFKEISSIPRCSYNCDAISLWLCMWANTHHFNCKKDDAFNVVIDIPASNGYESKPVIALQGHMDMVCEKTKDSNHDFKKDPIEVYEEDGWLKAKDTTLGADDGVALAIALAIAEDKTIPHPALKLLFTADEEVGLKGAMALKKGFFKADKLINIDSETEGEFVVGCAGGEDSDIEFVVHRQQPELNNFVRIEIGGLKGGHSGMEIAKKRLNAIKVLTDILNWLFEKAELADIGGGNMRNAIPSEASAVVAIDGEIDKKELLERLKEKYADFEDIDLMSINIEKAQKTDVVNKEDFIKLIDVLDRLPHGVYKMYNDEIVHTSNNLAVVKMDSDKIIISTNQRSLSEDGLDEITGRIKEVADRFGLSFNTHSRYPSWTPKEESPLLNEACRLYERMYSKKPVVKVIHAGLECGIIGSKVEGIDMISLGPDIEFAHTPKERLNLASLERVYNFIVELLKQ
- a CDS encoding lysophospholipid acyltransferase family protein, whose amino-acid sequence is MIEVVYRFLKILPFGLLKIIMRFFAVLFYVALKKRRKITQKNIKLAIGGSYKAMALKSYFYFADMLATNIKYLGNMDYIKKHAAVRGLEYFKKAKASGNGVIVATAHFSNWEMLACLSFFLGEGIYVMARPIDVESVEKLIKRIRESCGNKVLSSRISAFEFIKLLKNNAVLGILIDQAGGDGSFRVDFFNRKAKVSESVGVFACRLNVAVVPAYLEEENGRFTLVFEEPIVCDKTKPRDEAIYDVMQRLYNRFESWIRCKPYKYFWMHNRWK
- a CDS encoding proline--tRNA ligase; protein product: MRYSKSFIYTLKEDQKEAAIVSHNLLLRGGFIVKLASGIYNYLPLGLRVLKKVSDIVRDEMNKAGAIEILMAAIQPAELWKESGRWNDYGKELLRIKDRGDRDFVFGPTHEEVVTDIVRRFAKSYKNLPVNLYQIQTKFRDELRPRFGLMRGREFIMKDAYSFDKDEAGMDISYEKMRKAYNNIFARCGLNFRSVEADTGSIGGKDSEEFMVLSKTGEDEIVICDSCNYASNVERADSIVNDESGQEQELKLIPTPNKQTIKDVCEFLNANPEFSAKALVYENEKGEVFCFFVEGDDELNMVKAMRATDSIELNMVDDEKLKELGLEKGYIGPVNFPNKSMKIICDRRITKRNTLVVGANKENYHYIGAKFGRDFDCEVADLRVVKEHEICPRCKKGHLKKVRGIEVGHIFKLGQKYSKAMNATFLDENGKSVPYFMGCYGIGIGRTAQAAIEQSHDEDGIIWPITIAPYEVEIVSLDTRNKELVEFCDSLHEELEKAGIEVLYDDRDERAGVKLNDMDLIGIPLRVIVGKKSFDGGNVELSLRRDKKRWVVKKQDTIAEIKKTLKKLYDEIEEARNG
- a CDS encoding aminopeptidase → MAKLEELKEKLTYKNKNGWLKGEDYKKQVFDFAENYKDFIGRCKTERETVKFIKEVFEKKKRDGDFFVVNRGKSIALIRIGNDDGMKLVASHIDTPRIDLKQNPLFEDTELALFHTHYYGGIKKYQWFNIPLAIHGVIVKSNGEIIEVVIGEEESDPVFVLPDLLPHLSHKLVDDKKVKEAFEAEKMKLIVGSIPIDEEEKETVKLNVLKILNEKYGIIEEDFISAELTLVPAFKAKDVGFDRSLIAAYGHDDRICAFCSLEAFFDAKENSKTAVALMIDKEEIGSDGNTAAKSRFLLDVVVEILKRKGIEPSFENIGEFLKKSEVLSADVNGAVNPMFKEVHEKDNASYINHGVVLTKFTGHGGKYMANDAHAEFVGKIRKIFNDAGVNWQIGELGKVDEGGGGTIAKYLAAWNMDVIDCGPALISMHSPYEIASKTDLYETYRAYKAFFESR
- a CDS encoding glycosyltransferase family 4 protein; translation: MVILNIEPATNFSGGVNQTIINSIYLKQAGHEVVVACQKDSPVHKRLRDNGIECIFIEEKEIFKSAAVIRNFLSKRKIDIVHTHHSRGHKIGLWATFFKDVKLVVQRSVLFPTVNLFKYHNPRVNMFIANSYAVKEVLRKYFVPEKKIRVVYSCVDNKRLEKYPAEDVKKEFGFEGVVFGVVGNYSSFKGHDIALEAFGVLKDRATLVFVGKDTEELRDKAAAMGVLDRVKILGFRVDATRIMNGFDVLIVPSLLESFPNVAVEAFFLGVPVIGNNVGGIKELLGGGRGILVNPTSESLKEAMKSFLKMDKEKINSMTKKAFEFAQNNLTPQAKIKRLIEVYQEVLND
- a CDS encoding phosphate-starvation-inducible PsiE family protein; protein product: MVKVSIVKKAMDVILYILSILILLVIVLYLFRLIFDLKDIVMQFPPTSKTMSRAVEEVLNLFVLIEFFRGAMSYFDFDRIKLSYITDAAIVFVLREVMISTFYHRLDFKMAIAYSVVMLSIIALRTLTIIYTPDREKPKKFKN
- the thiE gene encoding thiamine phosphate synthase; translation: MDLPEGFYGIIDYRFGCIESAKKLIDFGVKIIQYRCKNKTDRELLKEAKIIRELTHKNGVMLIVDDRVDIALIVGADGVHVGDKDIPPCEIRKIVPEGFIIGYSTHSVEDVKNAKCCDYIGVGPVFETTTKDKPHPAIGIKTAEEMVKISKYPAYLIGGIALENIHLIKGIGARGFVSVREVLKNDFEHFKEMLRIWHS
- a CDS encoding D-glycero-alpha-D-manno-heptose-1,7-bisphosphate 7-phosphatase — encoded protein: MEVKAVFLDRDGTIIEDVNYLSRLEDVKLIKGTNEAIELLKNNGYKVIVVSNQSGVGRGYFTESFVRKTHEYINTLLNNKIDAFYFCPHKPEDNCSCRKPKTGMIDEAVKHFNIDKENSFVIGDKESDVELGINAGITPILVLSGYGRQYKDSTKAELIFENLYEAAKWICQKDSTA
- the mobB gene encoding molybdopterin-guanine dinucleotide biosynthesis protein B, translated to MSCEVFGFVGNSGSGKTTLIEKLITIFSKKGYSVGAVKHDAHDFEIDYPGKDSYRMKHAGAKRVVLSSKDKLALIEDRTKEKPLKEIITMFDDCDFVFVEGYRLEDLKKIEVHRSSISKHYLVNEGIRNIVLVATDEKVSLPCRTVNINDVERIAEFIENYKRLNGHT
- a CDS encoding HD domain-containing phosphohydrolase, encoding MKTDKLFELIKDIHAGAFQQKGWPYILKKIEEFFGVDVAFFGHFEDEEFICSTSNGNISCKVDNCEAKVSEYVMKTRQPVILVDYKTSKYASKFWIEKGIESLVAVPVFYDGDIFGVLQITSFKKRRFSKGVLLKLESIASILSFVLYNLKKLSSRQTLLDLMIHEFEFFYSQKLPDFFNEDELKKWIVDYLKNILKITNSQAVGFIFPREEIFVAVGKTDGEETYYVYFSKSSPPKDWILYQIWEKQIRDVVLYSELDKFSINISEMAQKLDIKEGLFVPVTHEGEIVVAMGFGFDKKIDIDKDYKLALQNSATHLAFMLIAAKNLSILSNELIDVEESFLESFVLMMEARDSYTKGHSKRVAYYAKKIAQALGLDAKQQEKIYLSGLLHDVGKIGIPDNILLKPGKLTPNEYNIIKYHAEFSYKIIKNIKRFEDIAYFVRYHHERCDGSGYPKGLLCHDIPVGARILAIADVFDAITTTRPYRKKLSPQRALEVLEEMKGQLDRDIVEKASDVLKEGYKELQDMEEARAFMPLTVENIRMQIFTTDYMTGLLRRKQFVDAVNELIKAQERFCVFYIDIKNLSYINYSYSMEVGDKIILYTADILKNIKEVEYLARTEPDAFYFVYKGKVDYGLYATLLKRRIKDYVIDRLAKEEMMLGSFKKLIDYYVAFAEYIPGKGVEDLMYECKKRKKEIEELLYD